A single genomic interval of Oryza sativa Japonica Group chromosome 7, ASM3414082v1 harbors:
- the LOC4343011 gene encoding adenylate kinase isoenzyme 6 homolog has translation MASRGGGARRTRPNVLVTGTPGTGKTTTCSLLADAVDLRHINIGDLVREKSLHDGWDEELECHIINEDLVCDELEDVMEEGGILVDYHGCDFFPERWFDLVVVLQTDNSILHDRLTSRGYMGAKLTNNIECEIFQMLLEEARESYKEEIVMPLRSDNVEDISRNVGTLTEWINNWRPSRS, from the exons ATGGCgtcgcggggcggcggcgcgcggcgcacgcggcCGAACGTGCTGGTGACGGGGACGCCGGGCAcggggaagacgacgacgtGCTCACTCCTCGCCGACGCGGTGGACCTCCGCCACATCAACATCGGGGACCTCGTCCGCGAGAAGAGCCTCCATGACGGCTGGGACGAGGAGCTCGAGTGCCACATCATCAACGAGGACCTG GTTTGCGATGAGCTTGAGGACGTGATGGAAGAAGGTGGTATACTAGTAGATTACCATGGATGTGATTTCTTTCCAGAACGTTGGTTTGACCTTGTAGTTGTGCTCCAAACAGATAACTCAATTCTGCATGATCGCTTGACTAGCAG AGGTTATATGGGTGCCAAGCTCACAAACAACATAGAATGTGAAATTTTCCAGATGCTCCTGGAGGAGGCAAGGGAGAGCTACAAAGAGGAGATAGTGATGCCCTTGCGAAGTGACAATGTGGAGGATATCAGTAGGAATGTGGGCACACTGACAGAATGGATAAACAACTGGAGACCATCCCGGAGCTGA